A region from the Salvia splendens isolate huo1 chromosome 15, SspV2, whole genome shotgun sequence genome encodes:
- the LOC121768332 gene encoding putative disease resistance protein RGA3: MADAIVSKVLGRIATMLEDEVNLVKGMKKELQNLSKKLNTIREVLDDAEKRAVNGESVKSWLKELEATSYEMDDILDEWNYSLLKDKMEDFAEKCCSFVICLCFRDISFHRDIAKKIEHVNATLDQILREKDDFNFVISPVPVPVPESHREQSTSSIDFNSVYGSDIYKKRDDIVKNMMLNGDHTQILSIVGTGGLGKTTLAQLIFNHPHFEKDWLKIWVCVSDPFIVSKVAKDIVKSVGTETIPPDADQLELALQKLKASVSGKRFLLVLDDVWTEDSDKWNPLKINLDYGAAGSKVLVTTRNERVAKMMGTLDSDIYHPKELSLEECWSLLRDVSLAGKSEEEREKFKNVGMEIASKCKGLPLAAVVLGRLLQFKDLEGWEHVEKSEIWELDNDEVKLFSHLLLSYNELSPALKHCFSYCAIYPKDHKIHAESLIEEWMAQGYLGSISGNGEVELKGREYLNNLAMLSLFQDIELSESGEQIEWCKMHDIIHDFDHFLRKNDDKESSCQACGRSSISLVQKYRSLFWNYGYSLDEKEKVCGCMKSLRMLRIRSVSSPVGLETLIHLRWLDISWIALSKDDLEIICMLYFLQSLLLSSCELTEIPQQIGSLNQLRRLDLSENVKLKELPESMGRLVELRTLSLENCRLTEIPQEIGNLVQLRRLDLSGNEELKELPESMCKLVELRTLSLEGCSLKEIPREIGNLDQLRRLDLSGNEELKELPESICSLVELQILKIEGTSINCLPEALGELSNLHTLELCPFKVGSQYNKFGFLKNLHHLIGSLELEIYLSSMSEMVELVEDARQEQLTTLLQKLETLKLSFEVTMNETEQSSSSSSSSMWMELVEALVPHRTLNILVLIQYKGSRLPHWMSSPLNFIKEICLGILSEVSSLPSMGKLPFLEILNIFSVEQLMFVGREFLGIESSSHDIVVVAFPKLKKLGFFECSKWEEWEDITEEEEESAAISIMPCLTRLSIIWCGSLKKLPHRLLRKVSSSLLLLNISGSPELVKTYGEDKEGSGWRSISQHNPQLRLQLKLLL, from the coding sequence TTTGGTGAAAGGCATGAAGAAGGAGCTTCAAAATCTTTCCAAGAAGCTCAACACGATCCGAGAGGTGTTGGATGATGCAGAAAAGAGAGCAGTGAATGGTGAAAGTGTCAAAAGTTGGTTGAAGGAGCTCGAAGCTACGTCTTATGAGATGGACGACATTTTGGATGAATGGAACTATTCTCTTCTCAAAGATAAGATGGAAGATTTTGCTGAGAAATGCTGCTCCTTCGtgatatgtttatgtttcagGGACATTTCTTTTCATCGTGATATTGCCAAGAAAATAGAACATGTGAATGCCACGCTTGATCAGATCTTAAGGGAGAAGGATGATTTTAATTTTGTCATCTCTCCGGTGCCGGTGCCGGTGCCTGAGTCTCACCGAGAACAATCCACATCTTCAATTGACTTCAATAGTGTTTATGGGTCGGATATATATAAGAAAAGGGATGACATAGTGAAGAATATGATGCTTAATGGTGATCATACCCAAATTCTGTCTATAGTTGGGACGGGAGGACTTGGGAAGACCACACTTGCTCAACTTATTTTTAACCATCCTCATTTTGAGAAAGATTGGTTAAAAATTTGGGTATGTGTCTCTGATCCCTTTATTGTGTCTAAGGTTGCCAAAGATATTGTTAAAAGTGTGGGAACAGAGACGATTCCTCCAGATGCTGACCAACTAGAATTGGCATTACAAAAACTAAAAGCATCTGTTTCAGGAAAAAGGTTTCTTCTCGTCCTTGATGATGTTTGGACAGAAGACAGTGACAAATGGAATCCTCTGAAAATCAATCTCGATTATGGTGCAGCAGGAAGTAAAGTTCTAGTGACAACGAGAAATGAAAGGGTAGCTAAGATGATGGGTACCTTAGACAGTGATATCTATCACCCAAAAGAGCTTAGTCTTGAAGAGTGTTGGTCATTGTTGCGTGACGTGTCCCTTGCAGGAAAGAGTGAGGAGGAACGTGAAAAATTTAAGAACGTGGGCATGGAAATAGCTAGCAAGTGCAAGGGATTGCCTCTTGCTGCAGTTGTTTTAGGAAGACTTTTGCAATTCAAGGATTTGGAAGGATGGGAACATGTCGAGAAGAGTGAAATATGGGAATTGGATAACGATGAAGTTAAGCTTTTTTCTCATTTGCTTTTAAGCTACAATGAATTGTCACCGGCTCTTAAGCATTGTTTTTCATACTGTGCCATCTATCCTAAAGATCACAAAATTCATGCAGAGAGTTTGATAGAAGAGTGGATGGCGCAAGGTTATCTGGGCTCTATTAGTGGAAATGGTGAAGTGGAACTCAAAGGACGAGAGTACTTGAACAATTTAGCAATGCTCTCTTTGTTTCAAGATATTGAGCTAAGTGAGTCGGGAGAGCAAATAGAATGGTGTAAAATGCATGATATAATACATGATTTCGATCATTTTCTTAGAAAGAATGACGATAAAGAGAGCAGTTGTCAAGCTTGTGGTCGATCATCGATTTCTCTTGTCCAAAAATATCGTAGTCTATTTTGGAACTATGGATATTCTCTTGATGAGAAAGAGAAAGTTTGTGGTTGCATGAAAAGTCTTAGGATGTTAAGAATTCGGAGTGTATCTTCTCCAGTGGGATTGGAAACACTGATTCACTTGAGATGGTTGGATATTAGTTGGATTGCATTATCAAAGGATGACCTCGAAATCATATGCATGCTTTATTTCTTGCAATCTCTTCTCTTATCATCGTGCGAGCTGACAGAGATACCACAACAAATTGGGAGTTTGAATCAGTTAAGACGACTTGACTTAAGTGAGAATGTAAAATTAAAGGAGTTACCAGAGAGCATGGGCCGTTTGGTTGAATTGCGAACTCTTTCCTTAGAAAACTGCAGACTAACAGAGATTCCACAAGAAATTGGGAATTTGGTTCAGTTAAGACGACTTGACTTAAGTGGGAATGAAGAACTAAAGGAGTTACCAGAGAGCATGTGTAAATTGGTTGAATTGCGAACTCTTTCCTTAGAAGGCTGCTCTCTAAAAGAGATTCCACGAGAAATTGGGAATTTGGATCAGTTAAGACGACTTGACTTAAGTGGGAATGAAGAACTAAAGGAGTTGCCAGAGAGCATTTGTAGTTTGGTTGAACTGCAAATCTTGAAGATAGAAGGCACTAGTATCAACTGTCTACCTGAAGcattaggtgagttaagtaatcTCCACACACTCGAACTGTGTCCATTCAAAGTAGGAAGTCAATACAACAAGTTTGGTTTTCTGAAAAATTTACACCATCTTATTGGATCTCTAGAATTGGAAATCTACTTGAGTAGTATGAGTGAAATGGTGGAATTGGTTGAAGATGCTCGACAGGAACAATTGACGACACTCCTTCAAAAACTCGAAACACTCAAACTATCTTTCGAGGTTACGATGAATGAAACGGAGcagtcatcatcatcatcatcatcatcaatgtGGATGGAGTTAGTAGAAGCTCTCGTACCCCATCGCACGTTGAACATTCTGGTACTCATTCAATATAAGGGCTCTAGGCTTCCGCATTGGATGTCATCGCCCCTCAACTTTATAAAAGAGATCTGTTTGGGTATTTTGAGTGAGGTGTCATCATTGCCGTCTATGGGGAAACTACCTTTCTTGGAAATTCTCAATATTTTCAGTGTGGAGCAATTGATGTTTGTGGGAAGGGAGTTTTTGGGAATAGAATCTTCATCTCATGATATCGTTGTTGTTGCATTTCCCAAACTCAAGAAACTGGGATTTTTTGAATGCTCCAAATGGGAGGAGTGGGAGGACATaacagaggaagaagaagaatctGCGGCCATCTCCATCATGCCATGTCTCACACGCTTGTCTATCATTTGGTGTGGGAGTTTGAAGAAGCTGCCGCATCGCCTCCTTCGTAAGGTCTCCTCGTCT